In Phoenix dactylifera cultivar Barhee BC4 chromosome 1, palm_55x_up_171113_PBpolish2nd_filt_p, whole genome shotgun sequence, the genomic stretch AATCACGGAAAGATCCATACGAGTCTGCATTAAAACCTTCACATGGAGGAAGATTTGGTCCTgcaaatttaagaaaagaacAATAAACAAGATGAAAAACTTTCGAATTAagtgaataaataaaataagcagAATCAACGAAAACTACTTAAACCTGAATTAGCTCCTTAAGGATCGTGTCTACAGGCAGGACCAAGACCAAACCATCTAAGGTAGAAAAGCTATCGATTAAAGTTAAAGCATTCCAGCTGTGCACAGGCTCAGGCTTATTCATCCGAGAAACATCGATGCTTGAGAGAATAACATTCCTTAGTAAAGGCAGAAGCTGCCTGACAATAAAATTTTCTCCAAGAAGACCACCTGTTAATCAAATGATCCATGGTAGATTATGAATACTAACAACCAtcgaaaacagaaaatcaataaAAGGGAATCTCATAACAAACTGAAATACCAATTCTAACCAGAGCATCAATTCCATCAGCGCAAAGTACTTTCCCAAAACAGTGGATTAGTGGTAAAATTGTCTGGAACATGATTCTGATGTTAATAATAATCCAATATTGTGTACTTATATTTGAGAGAGGTCTTAATCAAGAAGCTCATCCTGCAAAACTCACCTGATGAACTGTAATGGGAACACCAAGCTCTTCGCTAGAACCAATCAAAAGGACAGCAGCAGCAGAAGCAGATATCTTGTTAGGTGAGTTGCATAAACTAGAGATCACTAAAGGATGTATCTTCTCTAGATATGCTTGTTTACCCAATCGGTTCCACAAGTCCTGCACAAAGGAATCTTGAAGGAGAGAGACCTTCAGATGTGAATATTCTGATACCTGGAGTGAAAATCATAACATACAGGTGATCAGAATGTGTAAACTATTGTGCCCACACAAAATGCTGCATGCAAATTGGCAAAACCAGTAAAAAGTAAGCAAGCTACATGAAATTGTCCTATTGGTTTTTTTCTTAACCGGCCTGTAAAATCTTCTGAATGATGGGCAAAATCAAAGCTTTTATTGCTTGAATGCTCAAGCACTTCAGAAACTCTTTCAGCAAACATAAAGCTGATTCAGTTTCAACATCCGACAAAGGTGATGTGATAAGTGGTAAGCAGTAGGGCGCACACATTTCTGCAGCAAATCTTCCCATAGCTTTCAGGGCTCCTTCACTTGCAAGCTTAGCAGCATATTGAAGGCGATGCCCAGTTTTAGTCAACAGCTGAAGTGGGGAAAGAAACAAATATGCAGACCTGACTGTTGGAGGAAAGTAATGCGACTCCAGAAAGCATTTCGCTGATGGTCTCCTGGACAGAGAATGAAGCACTGAGAGGCAGTGAAGCATCGGATATTATGATGCATAAAATACTAGAGATACTAACAGGATGAGCTTATCTTGAAGGAAATATTGTACGGAAATAATAAAGAGAGACACACCGTGGTTATTACTTCATTTCATTTTCCTTCTCCCAATATGGGAGTTTagttctcccacttccattgtgAAAAATCACAGTTTCAGTGTAAGAGATCTTCTATATAGTCAAGAGTCCATCTTAATTGTTCTGTTTTACCTAATCCAATATTATTTCAGAGCATAGTTCGTAATCACCGAATGTCAAATACCTCTCCCAGTCCCTCTGGATGGATGCTTCAACAAGAAGTGCAACGTGTGGAGGCAGTTCCTGCAATGCTCCTGGTATGATGCCATTTTCCTTGTATGCAGCTAATGAAACAGGGTCAAAAAGTGGCCTGTTCAAATAAAGTTCAGCCAGTATGCACCCAATGGAGAATATGTCCTCTGCAAGATCTTCAGAACATACTCCCAAAGAGGATGCTTTCTGTCTCCAGTGCAAAAACTCTTGAAAGCCCATTGAACCACTATCATCAGACTCAAAATATTCAAGAAGACAACCTAAATTAAAATCAGATGGAATTGAGGGAGCACTGGAAGGTGATTCTAAATTCTCCATTTTGGAAGGCTCATTTAGTGAAACTTCCACGGGTGAAAAATTCTCAAAAATTTTTTCTACATAATGATAGCTTGGATTTAAATAGCGCGCAGATTCACAAAATAAAGAAGCTTCTTCTAAATCTTCCAAATAACCAGTTCCTGAAGGGAGATGATCCTGAGAAGTAAAGTGCAACCGACTGGCATTATCAGAAGACATACTTGAGTTTTTCTCATTATCATTTCCTCGAACTTGATACTTATTGCATGATTCTTCATGGCTATGATAACGAGAGTGAGGTACCGTTCCATGGCGCTTAGGATGTGGTTTCATAAAGAGCTGTCGACGCCCCATAGATTTCAGCATTAATGGATCAGATGCAGGCAACATTACATTCTTGGCAGTAATAGATGCTTGGCCAGAAAGCTTGTAACCAAAGGTTATGTCGATCCAGTGATGAATTTCTCGTGATACACGATCGCTTTCTAATGCAGCTCGATGCAATGAGATAAATTCTTCAGGAGATGCAGCCCATGATGGCACAGCCAGATCACTCATCTCAGAATGGATAGAGGAGAAAATTCGAGGGTCACTGTAAAACTCAGGAATGCACTCATCTGGAGTCCACTGGTAAAGCCTTTGCATGTTAGATGGATACTCATTAGGCTCATAGACAGAGCGCACAGCAGAACGAAGTATTCTCAAAGGCAGCCTTCTGGCTTTGTAACTGCAGACTGCTAATTCAGAAAGGCATTCATCAGAAACATGGTGGGGAATTTCTGATGTTGAATATGTGAAATCCAATTGCTCATCACCTTTTGCCAACCTCCATTTGCTCTTCTTGAGATCCCTCCAACCAGCATCAGAATTTTCATCTGGCTTTACACTGAAATCTATGACCCAGGGCATCACTGTATGAAATGTATGATCCCCCCACCTCCTCCCAGCTAATCTATTTAAGACAAGAAGGTATTCATAGTTGCTTAATTCACCTCTCCACCACCGCTTGAAATTGGAATGCCAATCCATAGACATTGGCAGCTTCAAATCAGCATAAATAGCTTGACAAGGACAGTTCTCCATGCAGCAACATGCCCTCAAACAAGCAGGTTCTTTCAAACTCAGGCGACCTTTCAGAAGACACATATCGCTCACGCTCAGCCATGACCAACATGAATTGGTTAACTGGATGGTGGAGGGGCATATGTTTCCATGAGCAACCCCCAAACCATGCATGTATGCTAAAGCAGAAAGCACCTGATAAATTAAAAACCTAATATGCCAATCTGACTTCAATGCCTTGGGGCTATAGTGCAGAACATTGTCCAGAGTGTTTGGAGCCTTAGCATGCAATAAATAATCATATGAAGGTGTTTTCAGAATACCTAAAACAGGGGCAATATTAGGATGTCTCACACTGGTAGGAATAGTGCTCTTGCTGAATGCAGGAAAACCAACTAACTTTAAAAACTCTGTACCATAATCCCCAGCTAGTTTTCCTTCCATTAGGAGATTTAGGGATGAAATCACAAAGTCTTCAGTCAATTCAGATGTATATTTGCAAATTAGATCTTTGATTGTGGCAGAGGAACCCCTGCAGACATGAGCAAATGGACTCAATGCAGAGATCACTCTTAAACATGTCCCCTGTTTGTAAGCAATGGTGGTGGAACCTTCAATATTCTGGGCCACCAGGCCTTCCCCTGAACATAgggagtcatctccggacaaagATGGCATGCCATCACTGAGAATACCAGCATCAAGTTCAGCTTGACAATGACCTTGTTCTGATGAGGACATCTCATCTTTACCATCTGTGAAATCATTGTCCAAATAGTTGTGGCCACTGCAGGAAGTGAGGTCAAGTATACATCATAAAGCTCTTTAGGTGTCAATTTTGCACATTCCCAGAGATAGGGATACTCGGTTAACATACATAAATGAAAAACATGATGACTTACAATTTTGCAACAAAGAATCTTTTATCATCATTAGGTATCCCCACAAGCTCAAATTGAGAAGAGACCTCCTCACTGCAATTCAGCACTACAGATTTCCAGCATGAGCCATGAAGGGAAAACAAGTTGACAGGAAGGGAAAAAAAGCAAAAACTTCAAATTAATGTGACAAACAGAGATAGATGGGAAAATTTAATTTACCCTGCAGTATTGTCTGCTCCCTGGTTCAAATATGACTGCAGCGATAGAAAGATTatgagtcaaaaaaaaaaaaaatcagcatgataCATCAGTCATGGAGCAACTTTATAGCAGTCTCagacaagaagaaagaaaatggcAGGCACATTTAACACTTAAAACGAACAAGATCAACTAGTCCAACACAAGAATATAGGATTGGAGGAACATACGTTATCCTCTATGTCTTAACCAAAAGGaactaaaataatgaatttatggCAATTTTGAATGAATGAAGTCGTACAGATCTTATTAGAcctatttgaattttaaaataacCACATCATTTCTGCATCCAAATTGAGAGAAGGTACTATATGGCAAAGACAGCAGTTATTTTCAATCACCATCTACTCAGTATAGAATGGTCAATTTTACTACACGTCATACAGCTCAGAGATCTCAATTACTTAAATTACACCAGTCCTTGACAAACATCTTTAAGTATTCTTTAGTATGACTTGGACACCATTGTAcctcacaaaaaaaagaaaaagaaaagaaaatcctgAGGGTAGCATTAAACCATTCTAACTTTACGATATTTTTTTTCCATGTCATCGAGTGAAATATCTAAATTGACAGTAAATTCTTTTATGTCACTTGAAAACAGGGACTTCAGGAAACTTAAAAACCAAAGTGTTGATTTGTTGGTGAAATAACTCAGTTTTCTTGCTGAGACATTCCCATGTGCATGTTCATTTTAATATGTGTTAGTATTCATTTTAAAACCTAACTTTTGATGCTCAGTAGCCGGGTCATTATCTGGATAGGAAACTAAGCTTCATATTCAGATTTTCTTTAAGGGTTTTTGGGTACATAGAAGAGCAATACTTGCTCTAACTTATATAGATATAGCCATCTTTTGGCAATTAGTTACTTTCTTTAGAACATGATGGGTAATTTAATGTAAGCACAGCAGCACTGATGAATTTAACAATCAAAATTAAACTTTAATGGTTAaatgattaaaaagaaaatttatttaTCGGTGCAAAACTATCCAATATCATCTTCAACACAAGAAAAAATATGATTCACAAGTTTCATTGTGTATCCTTAAAGTATCTATGAAAAAAGATTGTGCTGTTTCGATACCAAAGCATGCCACTTGTTTGCACATTAGAGATGTCATGCGAAGCATGATAAGTTACTTGCTAATCCCACTAATATACAAAGATAGGACTGAAAGGCCGCTGAAGGTGCAATATATTACTTGCTTCATCCAATTCGATAGCCCTCTTCAACACCCAACTTCTATCTATCCTTTTCCAACTTATGAATACTAAATATCACCCAGGGTCCATCTAATCTCTTTTCCCTTAAATCAATCAAACCCCAACAAAACAGTCTATTAGTTACAAACCACATGGCGTAAGAATTCAGAAAAGCAGCATGTTTGCTGAAAGCATGCACTAATGTTAGTTAGCGAACAAAAAGATCCAATATTTAGAACAAACTCCGGAGGAGAGAAGTAGCCAACTAAAAAGTAAAGTGCAAGGAACGAGATTTCGCTGGGTAATACACTAAAACCTCTGTTAAACAAACAAAaagttcgaatttttgaagCCGGATCTAGTAGGGAAAAGAACCACACATAAAATCAACGAGGAGGAGGAAATTTCGCTAAAGAAGACACAAAACCCTCAGTTAGGAGACAAAATGATCTAATCTCTGGAACTTGTTGAAGATAAAGAAGCGAAATTCTGTAAAAGGAGCGATGAGACTGAGACCTGGACGACAGCGGTGGAGCCAAAGGGCAGGGCGGAGTCGGAGACCCCATAGCGGAAGACGAGATCCGCCGACAGATCGGACCGGACGACGCGCTCCAAGCACTCGAAGCACGGAAGCGTCGCGCCCTCCATCGCTCTCCCTCTGGAGGCAGACCAGAGCGCGGCGGCGACGGCGTGAGGATCTCGCCGGAGCTCCGCCCGTGGCCGAATAGAACAAGGAAAGGGAAGTAGCGGCGCGTCCAAGGGGATGTAAGTGGAACCATTGGGGCGATATGAGCCGTCTGATTGGTGGTTCTCATTAGAGATTAGATTATCCATCAGACGGCTTGGATCTCTTTGATCTGAGATCAGTGGGCTCTCAGGTCTCGCAGGCCCACTAGCAACTGGCCCCCAATTAATTAAAGCCCAACTTAGCAAGCACAAGTAACAAAGAGGCACCTTGCTATGTGGAGAAGATTCTCGTAATATTGGAATAATATTGTCTagttaactttttttttctcggCCTTAAATTGATGGAATTAGACTAAGAAGCTGTCCTCAGAAATAATTAGCATTTTCTtctctaaaaaatatttttttattcagcTACTTGTTTTATAATATTACGATAAAATATCTTGtatttttatggaaaaaaaTTTCTATGAATAAGCGATGGTTGCGGTGGCCCCGGCTCATAATCTTAAATGAGGGACATAGGTATTTTCATCTATTTTATAGGTAGATGCTGCCTATAAAAGAATAActtagcaaatttttttttttatcgaaGAATGGAGACATGGATGAGGTGGTTAACGGAATATTTTACCTCCAAAGAATGATTTGCAAATGATTTGCAGTTGATTTGCAGTTGTCTTTGGCCACCTCATCATGTGAGGCTGGTTGCTGTTCAAGACTAGACAGCTGACCCGCGAAGAAGCTGATGGCGCGACGTTGGGACACGTGGAGAGAGGGTAAGGTGTGGGCCGGTCGGAGGATGAGGTGTCCTCCGGCCGGGCTTTTCTTGTTGCAGTGGTTGGCAGTGGGGCCCGGGTTTTATGTGGCCAGTACAGCCTGAGGGGGTCTCACATGCTATTTCCCCTCTTGTGGTGACCCACATAGAACCCCGTTGACCCCCTTCCTTCGTCCAATCATGCTAAAGTCATCAAAAATGATGATTGGCATGCAGAGAACTTCTTTCCCAGAGATCAAAGACTCTCCTTCTTGACCTCATACGATCGACCATCCTCTAAAATGTTCCTCGTCTGAGTaagagagggaaggagggatGGCTAAGACTATCGTTGCTCGTGTGGTGTCTCAGCTTGCCAACCTTCTCCTCCAAGAAGCTGCTTTCTTGCGTGGGGTGAGGGACCAAGTCGAATGGATGAAAAACGAGTCTTCAAATTTTCGATACATCAGTTTGGTTGACTATTTCACAGAAATACGATGTCAAAGCAATATTAAAAAGATATCGCGAAAAACAATATTTTAGAAGACTTGGAAAAGATGACAGAAGTATAGCTGAAAAGAGAagctatataattttttttcaagacAGAAAGTATTTTGTTGTAATGGATGACGTATGGGAAGTTCTGGTGTGGGAAAGAATATGCCAAGTCTTTCCTAATAGAAACAATGGAAGTAGAGTACTCCTTACTACCCGTAATATTGAAGTTGCAAAGTCTATCGACCCATCTATTGATCCATATGAATTGCATGTTCTAGAAGATGCAGAGACTAGTTGGCAACTTTTTCGCAGGAAGGTTTCTCCAAATCAAGATATCCCCGGCGAGTTACAAGGTGTGGGTCAGAACCTTGCAAAGAAGCGCAGCGGTCTACCTCTTGCGTTGATTGTGCTAGAAGGATTTACGTCGAGCGAGTTTGAGAGAGATTAGACAGAGTATGTGCTACAGCTGGGTGGGTTCAGTGCTTTCCAGATCATCATGTCAGACACCTGCCGAGGATTGCCTCGGATCATAATCCATTACTAGTGAGTACTGAGACACATATCCCTGTTCGTTCCCCTTTCAGGTTTGAGAAGTTCTGGCTTAGTTATCCACGGTCCTGGGAGATGGTGAGGGAGGCATGGAGCTCCCCGGTTAGGGGTGATGCTATGTATCGGGTATCCCGAAGGTTGGAGTTGACTAGGAGGCGGTTGAAAAGGTGGAATCGGGAGGAAGTGGGGAATATTTTCAGGAGaacagaggaggaagaggaggccatTTCTAGATTATAGTTTCAGGAAGCACAGAGTGGAGGGTTATCGAAGGAGATGATGGGGGAGCTTAGATCACACCTGGCATTACATGATTCCCTTCCCAGACAGCAGGAAACATTATGGAGACAGAAGTCCAGGGTACAGTGGATTTTAGAGGGGGACCGAAACACCAAGTACTTTCATCAGGCGACAGTGATCAGGAGGCACCAGAACAGGATCAGAGTCATCAGGGGTGAGGATGGCCAGTTATCAGATGACCCGGTTATGATCCGGAGGATTGTGGAGTGCTTCTTCAGCGCGAGGTGGACGGAGCAGTTTGGAGAGAGGGGCCGAGTGGAGATGCTGACGCCGGCAGTGAGGGTGTCGGAGGAGGAGTCTGCAGAGTTGATCAGGCTGGTCTCGGTGGAGGAGATTCGGAAGGCGGTCTGGTCCCTTGAGGGGGACAAAGTGCCAGGGCCGGATGGCTTTCCACCGTTATTCTTTCGAAGGTACTGGATGATAGTGGGACAGGACGTGACGGCGGCCATACAGCAGTTTTTTACTACAGCAGTGATGTCTTCGGACTGGCAGCGGACCTTCATTACCCTGATACCGAAACGGCCGGATGCCTCTGAGCCAGGTCACTTTCGCCCGATTAGCCTATGCACCACTTTGTACAAGGCTACAGCGAAGATCCTAGTCGTCAGGTTGCGGGACATTCTTGCGAGGTTGATCAATCCAGAGCAGGGAGCTTTTATAGGCGGTCGGAGCATCTCCGACAATGTCATGTTAGCTCAGGAGTTCATGTTTGACTTGGGGAGGGCCCCGATGAGGAGAAGCTTGATGGGagtcaagctggatatggagtGGGCCTACGATAGGATGCGATGGAAGTTTGTATACCAGTCTTTGCAGGGGTTTGATTTTCCTGGAGCATGGAttcagtggatcatgggctgcgtcagggtgttggaatttgtatcctaaatgtcaatcgtcagcatattgatgattgaattttgtaaatgaattgacaaattaataaagtgttatttggcattattcatcatttcatcttcaaatgaactcttatatgatgaagtccttaggacttatgttatgataaaggaggatttatctttgagtccttaaacttgtttgcgacgaaatgatatgttgttactaggacgacaacattatcgagattaggtcgttgtgtgacatatatgttggttgtcctcttaaccaaggagtgtggagacactggtatgccacacaagtgaagtgtagaagtacatttcactaaacgtgaccaattccggaacgctctactgtcgagagatgttccgagtggatatgggtataagtttggccctctgacctgagaccgcaacctgtgactagcaagcaactcactgtactttggtaccggactacctgaatttctaattcagtgacggaaggtcactgggtgcagtcaagtacttgcgtagtcagttgtgagtcaagatggaattgacccctcctgaaaacaggagataatgtcttgtgattaatttagcaaaaccttggccagggtaatcccggtgaggagtcacgggatatctaaagttaatcacataatggatgtactaattatagggttgacagtgagctctaagtcatcctggcattaggagtcaaagggattgaattatacagtaaccatagttcagggttccagaatatttgcttcgcatatattcgacctatccggacgtcgggtaccattgctagatggtcacatcgattagtgtagaaaattgttcctatactaccggcttaggttcgaacctatgaggtcacacgcatagaagattcctgattgatcaagaaagctgatgaatg encodes the following:
- the LOC120104185 gene encoding putative late blight resistance protein homolog R1A-3, giving the protein MDDVWEVLVWERICQVFPNRNNGSRVLLTTRNIEVAKSIDPSIDPYELHVLEDAETSWQLFRRKVSPNQDIPGELQGVGQNLAKKRSGLPLALIVLEGFTSSEFERD